The DNA region ACCAAGATATTGGTACGTCTGCGCTTGTAACTGTATTGTATAAGTCAGAATTAAAAGGGTAAATAACTGTTTCATAATCCAATAGGTTTGTTATACAAATTTAGATTTGAAACTAGTTCTAATGTGTTGATTTTCGACCAGTTGAAGTATTTGTGTAGACCAATGGTATGTATTTAAATTTTAAACAAAAAAAAAGAGACAAAAGAAAAATTCTTTTGCCTCCATCCAAACTATCAATCTATAATTCTTTGGGAGAATTACGAGTACAAATATATTTTACTTTACAAGTTAAACGGTTTAACTTTCGTTGAATGGAATTTTTGGTTAGACGAATGACATTAAAGCTACGACTAATAGTTTTACAAAAGGTTTAATCGCTTCATTAACTCTGGTCTATTAGACCTACTTACTGGTATAACATCTTTTTTTATTAGTACACTATTATCTTCTATATCTATAATTTTATCTACATTGATTATATAAGATCTGTGGACTTTTAAGAAAAGATTTTCTGGTAATTTTTCTTGTATTTTTTTTAATGTAGAATGTACGGTATAATTTTTTGTTTCGGTTTTAACGTGAATATAATCACCTTTAGCTTCGACTAAATAAATGCTAGGTATATCTATTTTTATTAATCGTCTATCTATGTTTACATATAGATCGTCTCCAGAAGAATCTTCTGTTTTAGGAGTCGCCTTTTTTGGTGTAGAAATAGACTTTGCATTTGCCTTTTGTATGGCTTTTCCAAAACGTTGAGGTGTAACAGGTTTTACTAAATAATCGACAATACAATCATACTCAAAAGCTTGAATTGCAAAATTAGCATCGGATGTTGTTAATACTATTTTTGGTGGATTTTTTAAAGTATCTATAAAATCAAAACCGGTAAAATCTGGCATGTGAATATCTAAAAATATTAAATCTACTTCATTTTGATTTAAATATTTTATGGCTTGAATTGCATTAGGAAATTCTTCTAAAACGTTTAAAGTTGGTATGTTACTACATAATTGACTAATAATTGCTCTTGCTGTAGCTTCATCATCTATAATAATACAATTCATTGGTGTAAACTAATTATAACTGTTGTAAATAATTAGTTATAACATTTAATAAA from Mesoflavibacter profundi includes:
- a CDS encoding LytR/AlgR family response regulator transcription factor; translation: MNCIIIDDEATARAIISQLCSNIPTLNVLEEFPNAIQAIKYLNQNEVDLIFLDIHMPDFTGFDFIDTLKNPPKIVLTTSDANFAIQAFEYDCIVDYLVKPVTPQRFGKAIQKANAKSISTPKKATPKTEDSSGDDLYVNIDRRLIKIDIPSIYLVEAKGDYIHVKTETKNYTVHSTLKKIQEKLPENLFLKVHRSYIINVDKIIDIEDNSVLIKKDVIPVSRSNRPELMKRLNLL